The Streptomyces sp. NBC_01439 genome contains the following window.
TCCCAGACGGCGCGGGCCTGCGGAAGCCGGCCCGCCGCGAGGAGGGCGGCCATCGCCTCCTGGCCGAGCGCCGACTCCGCGGCCGTCCACGGCTCGCCGCCGCGGCTCTCCGCGGCCAGGTCGTCGAAGGCCGCCGCGAATCCGTCGGCCGCCCGCGCCGCGTCGCCCGCCAGGGCGTCCGCCACCGCCAGGCACCGCAGCAGCGGCCACCGCGAGGGGGCCAGCGCCAGCCCCCGCTCCCAACTGCGCACCGCCTGGGCCACGTCCCCGGCGTGCCACTGGGCCACGCCCAGGTGGTACTCCGTCAGCGGATCCGCCGGGGCCGTCTCCAACATGTCCCGCCAGTGCGCGGCGACCAGGCTCGGTCCCGGCGGGACCGCTCGGCGCGGGGCCGGCAGGACGCCCGTGCGCCAGAGTTGGAGCCACGGCTCCTGCTCCTCCCCGAGCACGTCCTGCGCGAAGGGGGTGCCCGGCAGTTCGAAGCCCCCGCACAGCAGCTCCAGCGCGCCCCAGCCGGAGCCCCGTGCCAGCCGCTCCCCCGGATCGGTGTCGGCGCGGCCGCGCCACGCCTCGTACGCCGCGTCCACGCGCTCCCGCGGCAGTACGGCGTCCAGCGCACCCTCGGCCGCGCCGCGGGCCGCCGCCCAGTCCTCGCCGTGCACCTTCGCCGGATCCGCCGACAGCGGCCCGTACGCCTCCAACCAGCTGAATTCCGCCCCGCCCTCCAGCCGTACGTGCTCCAGCTGGGTCCGGGCCAGTCCGGCCTGGATCTCCGCGTAGCCGCCGGTGCCCGGCTCGGTCAGCCACTCCTGCCAGCGCCGGCCGCCGTCGCCCGCGCCCCACACGAACAGCTTGCGGCCGCTCAGCCGAGCGGTGGAGGTCTGCACGAGCCCGTGCCCGGCGGCGTCCAGGGCGGCGATCCAGGGCCGGGCCCCGTCCTGGACCTCGTAGAAGAAGTCGGCCGGGTACTCGCCGCGCAGCGGGTACGTGCGGTCCGCGCCCTCCCACTCCGGTACGGGGACGCGGCGCAGCGCGCGCTCGTATCCGAAGTGCCAGGCCTCGTCGGCGGGGGCGAGCACCCGGGTGCCGGAGTCCTCCGGGACGGCGATGTTGGACCACCAGTACACGGGGGCGGGCCGCTCGTGCGGGTTGCGCACGCGGACGCCGACGTAGAGGAACTCCGAGTCCTCCGGCAGCCACAGGTCCACCTGGAAGGGCAGGTCGCGCAGGCGCTCCCACTCCCACAGCCGGACCATCTCGCCCCCGTCGGGGGCCGGGACGAGTGCGGCGTGCACCGGGGCGCAGGACAGGGTGGTGTGCCCGGTCGCACCGGTGTTCCACTCGATGCCGCCGGAGAACCAGGCCCCGTTGAGCGCGAAGTTGGCGGGCTGGAACACCGGGTTGCGGTAGAGGAGTTCCCGCCCGGTCGGTAGGTGCACGAGCGAGTGGACGCGCCCGCCCAGGCCCGGGAGGACGGTCACCCGCAGGTGGTCGTTCTCGATGACGATCGACTCGAACTCCCGCTCCGCGCGCTCCCGCCCGTACCCGTCGCGGATCCGTACGGGCAGCAGTGAACGCAGTGGCTCGTAGCCGATCTGCCGCGCCATGTCGCGCGGCATCCCTTCGCGCGCACGCTCGTCCAGGGTGTGCGCCTCGTCGGGCGCGCGCAGGGCGGGCAGCGGATTGTCCGCGCCCAACGGGGCGGCGGGAAGGGTCAGTACGGCACGTCGGACGGTGGTGGCCATGAAGGAAATGGAACACGCCACGGCGGCCGGTGCACAGGGGTTCCGCGGATCACCACCGGTCAGGATTACGCAAAGGCGCCCGCGACCAGGTCGGCGAGGAGGGCGCCCGCACGTCCGTCCGGATCCAGGTCCGGGTCGTAGATGGTGACGTTGAGCCCGGCACAGCGCGGCGAGCCCACCAGGACGGCGAGCAGTTCGGCGAGTTCGTCGGGGAGCAGGCCGCCGGGGTCGGGGCTGTCCACGGCCGGCATGACGCCCGGGTCCAGCACGTCGGCGTCCAGGTGCACCCAGAACCCGGCCGTGTCCGGCGGGTGCAGCCCGTCCAGTGCCGCCCGGGCCACCGGTCCCGCGCCGCGTCGGCGGATCTCCCCGACGGTGGCGACGGAGATCCGGGCCGCGTGCAGCTCGGCGAGGTCCGGGTCGCCGTCGCGCAGTCCGAAGAGCCGTACGTCCTCGTCGCGCAGGTAGGGGCCGCGCCCCTCCAGGTCGGCGAGATCCGCCTGGCCGCGGCCGGTGGAGAGGGCCAGCTCCTCGCCGCCGGCGGCGCCGACGGGGCCGTTGACGGCCTCGTTGCCGGGGTGGCGGAAGTCGGCGGAGCCGTCGATCGCGGCGAGGCCGTAGCGCCCCAGGCGGCGCATGGCGAGGGCGGCGCCGAGCTGGATGGAGCAGTCGCCGCCGAGCACGACGGGGAACTCCCCCGCCCGCAGGTGCCGTTCGATGCGATCGGCGAGGGTGACGGTGTACGCGGCGAGGGCCTCGGCGTGGAACACGCCGTCGCCCTCCCGCCAGTCGCCGCGGTCGTAGCGGGGCGGCACCACCACCCCGCCCTCGACGGCACCAAGCCGGGCCAGCAGGCCCTGCTCACGCAGGGCTCCGGCCAGCTTGTAGACACCCGGCACGACGCCGGGCGCGGGCGGGCGCAGCCCGAGGTTGGAGGGGGCGTCGAGAAGCACGAGGGTTCGCATCCCCCCATCCTGTGCGATGCGCCCCCGCCGGGCCCGGCATTTCCCCGGCGCCGCTCCACCGGGCCGGCCGCGTCACCGGTTCCCGTAGTCCTCCACATAGGTGGCGATCAGCGCCAACAGGGCATCGGCCCGGTGGCGGTCCTCGCGCTGGTTGCGCAATGCCTCGTCGACGGCCCGCAGCCGGGCCAGGGCTGCCGGCACACCGTCCACCAGGTCGTCGACCACCGGATCGGTCACCAGGTCCAGGCACTCGGTGAACAGCCGACGGGTAGCAGGAGACGGCGGGGCGGGATCCGGATCTGCGTATCCGCTGGTCAGGTACCGCACGGGGTCGGTCAGGCTCCAGCCGACCACGACACCGCGCTGGACCAGGAGCGCTACGTCGGGTGCGATGCCGATGCGGGTCTCCAGCGGCTCGTCGAGGACGTCGAGGTCGCGCAGACAGGTCAGCACGGCGTCCCCCGGGGCGCGGCAGAAGTCCGTGGTCACCTCCAGGCGGAAGTCCCGCACCTCGTCCGCGCGAAGACCGCCCGGGCGGACAAGGGGTTCGGCAGGGACGCGCGCGGAGTCCTCCTCGTCGACGACCCACCTGGGCAACTGGAGCTCGGCGGCGACCAGTTCCCGGCTGAGCCGGTCGGAGCGGAGCTCGTCGGGCGTGTCCCACAGCCACTGCCCGCTGCCGAAGGTCCCGCCGCCGAACCGCTGCCCTTCCTCCACGTCCGCGTACGGCGCGACGCGCACGCAGAAGTCCCGGAAGTCGAAACGCGGGGCGATGTCCAGGGGCTCCCCCGCCACCGTCGCGGTCCAACCGTCATCGATGGTGAGTTTCACCCGTTCCCGTAGTCCTCCACATAGGTGGCGATCAGCGCCAGCAGGGCATCGGCCCGGTGCCGGTCCTCACGCTGCGCGCGCAGCGCCTCATCGGCGGCCCGCAGCCGCGCCAGGGCGGCCGGCACACCGTCCACCAGGTCGTCGACCACCGGATCGGTCACCAGGTCCAGGCACTCGGTGAGCAGCCGACGGGTGACAGCATGTGGCGGATTGGGGTCGGGGGCTGCGAATCCGGTGGTCAAATACCGGACCGGGTCGGTAAGGCTCCAGCCGACGACGGTGCCGTTCTGGACCAGGAGCGCCACGTCCGGCGCGATGCCGACGCAAGCGTCCAACGGCGCGTCGAGGACATCGAGGTCACGCAGACACGTCAGCACCGCATCCCCTGGAGAACGGCACAACACCGTACACGCCTCGTGTCGGAAGTCCCGGACCTCATCCGCACGCAGCCCGCCTGGACGGAGCACGGGAAGGACGGGAACGCGTGAGGAACTTTCGCCATAAGCGGAGACGTACGGCATCTGGAACTCAGCACAGACCAGCTTCCGACTGTCCGGGCTGAACCGGAAGATGTCAGGCGTGTCCCATAGCCAGTCCTGGCTGCCGAAGGTGGACGTGAAGAAGCGCTCTCGTTCCTTCACATCCGAGTAGTGAGCGATATCCACGGAGTCGCCTGTGAAGCGGGGAGTGAGGGGCATCGGGTCGTCTGTCACCGTGGCGGTCCAGTCGCCGTCGAAGGCCATTCGCATGCCGGACATCACCTTATCTGATCTGCTTTGCGGGAGGGTGGAATCCCTCCTTGGTAGGGATCCTGCCTTCCACGATGGCTTCATGGGTAACCGGCCCACCGGGGTCCGTAGGACTGCCGCCGAGCGCCGTCACTCCGGATCCTCCCTTGGTGCCTGACGGTCCGTACGCTGTGATCGCCTGGCCCTGGACCGGGCCGGGTCCATGAATCACGACGACGTCCTCGCCTTGCCGGAAGATGAGCTTCAGGTTGGGCATCTGGTATACGGCGTCCGGTTGCTTCAGGATCTCCACGACCCGTTCGTCGGGGAAGTCGTGCCTGTCGCCCCCGTGGTACTTGGGATGTCTCCTGAATCCGCCGTTCTGTGCGTCCTCGATGATTTCGGCTACGACCTTGTCGGTCCGCCTTTGGGCCTTCTCCTCCTTCGTGTACTTGGGCGCCAGACCCAGCGGGTCGCATCCGCTGTGCGGGTTGCCCACGTACGCGACGGGGTTCGGGGCGGGAGCCAGCCCGAGGGGGTCCGGGGAGGTGTAGCGGCCGGTCTCGGGGTCGTAGTGACGGAAGAGGTTGTAGTGGAGGCCGGTCTCGGGGTCGTAGTACTGGCCGGGGAAGCGCAGGGGGATGTACGTGCGGCTCTCGCGGGCCCAGGCGGTGGTGCCCCACAAAGTCGCCCGGGAGCGCCAGGCGATGTCGCCGGACTCGTCGATCAGTTCGGTGGGAGTGCCGACGAGGTCCGTGGCGATGGCGAAGAAGCGGCGGTCGATCTCCTCCTGGCGGTCGTCGGCCGTGAGGATCCGCTCGGTCTGGGCCAGGGGTACGGCGCCGCGGTGGTCCCAGGTGAGGGCGATCGTGTGCGGGGTGTCGGGCTGCTGGCTGATCTGTTCGCACAGGGTCATTCCGTCCCAGGTGAACCGGACCTCCTCGACCACGCTGTCGCCGTCCGCCGACTGGCGCTGCTTCGCGACGCGGCGGCCGAGCGGATCGTAGCGGTACCTCCACACGGTCCCGTCGGGGGTGGTCACGGAGGTGAGGCGATTCTCCGTGTCCCACGCGTACCGCCAGGTGTCCGGCTTCCGGGAGAGCCGGGTCTTCTGCCGGAGGGTGACCCGGCCGAGGGCGTCGTACTCGAAACGGACGTCTCCGGCGCGGGTGACGTTGGTACCGGTGTAGGTGCGCGATCCGGTGGCTTCGCCGCCGGGGTGGTCGGCCGGCCAGGACGCCCAGGTCTGGTTGCCGGTGTTGTCGTAGGCGTACCGCTCCGTCCAGCCCTGGGCTTGGACGGCGGTGACCCGGCCCGCCCGGTCGAGGTCGAACGTGCGGGTGCCCGACAGCCGGTCCGCGACGGATATCAGGTGGCCGTCGGCGCGGTAGCCGTAGGTGCGGCTGTTGACCGCGCGGTGCCGCCCAGCGCATCGACGCGCGCGGCCAGCCGACCCGCTCCGTCCAACTGGTAGGTGAGGGTGCGGCCGTCGAAGTCGGTCTCGGAAACTATGTTGTCAGCGGCGTCGTACTCGTAGGTCCAAGCTCGCCCGTGCGGATCGGTGACCCGGGTGAGGCGTAGCGCGGCGTCGTGCTCGAACTCGTAGCGCGCGCCAT
Protein-coding sequences here:
- a CDS encoding DUF5107 domain-containing protein, which translates into the protein MATTVRRAVLTLPAAPLGADNPLPALRAPDEAHTLDERAREGMPRDMARQIGYEPLRSLLPVRIRDGYGRERAEREFESIVIENDHLRVTVLPGLGGRVHSLVHLPTGRELLYRNPVFQPANFALNGAWFSGGIEWNTGATGHTTLSCAPVHAALVPAPDGGEMVRLWEWERLRDLPFQVDLWLPEDSEFLYVGVRVRNPHERPAPVYWWSNIAVPEDSGTRVLAPADEAWHFGYERALRRVPVPEWEGADRTYPLRGEYPADFFYEVQDGARPWIAALDAAGHGLVQTSTARLSGRKLFVWGAGDGGRRWQEWLTEPGTGGYAEIQAGLARTQLEHVRLEGGAEFSWLEAYGPLSADPAKVHGEDWAAARGAAEGALDAVLPRERVDAAYEAWRGRADTDPGERLARGSGWGALELLCGGFELPGTPFAQDVLGEEQEPWLQLWRTGVLPAPRRAVPPGPSLVAAHWRDMLETAPADPLTEYHLGVAQWHAGDVAQAVRSWERGLALAPSRWPLLRCLAVADALAGDAARAADGFAAAFDDLAAESRGGEPWTAAESALGQEAMAALLAAGRLPQARAVWDRLRPALREQGRFRLLAARLLAAEGHVRAARRVFEDGFELPDLREGEETLAEVWSALTDCPLPARYDFRMRPPTSS
- a CDS encoding arginase family protein, translating into MRTLVLLDAPSNLGLRPPAPGVVPGVYKLAGALREQGLLARLGAVEGGVVVPPRYDRGDWREGDGVFHAEALAAYTVTLADRIERHLRAGEFPVVLGGDCSIQLGAALAMRRLGRYGLAAIDGSADFRHPGNEAVNGPVGAAGGEELALSTGRGQADLADLEGRGPYLRDEDVRLFGLRDGDPDLAELHAARISVATVGEIRRRGAGPVARAALDGLHPPDTAGFWVHLDADVLDPGVMPAVDSPDPGGLLPDELAELLAVLVGSPRCAGLNVTIYDPDLDPDGRAGALLADLVAGAFA